From Pogoniulus pusillus isolate bPogPus1 chromosome 17, bPogPus1.pri, whole genome shotgun sequence, the proteins below share one genomic window:
- the LOC135182704 gene encoding protein regulator of cytokinesis 1-like: MSRAARRQSEVVAAEVVAVLTEGMATLQDIWEEIGIPEEQRLERTRVAKKYIKELLDEMVAEEENLKERLLKPPAAVPSPPMAMYPGGAPEH; this comes from the exons CGAGGTGGTGGCGGCCGAAGTCGTGGCGGTCCTAACTGAAGGCATGGCGACGCTGCAGGACATTTGGGAGGAAATCGGAATCCCAGAGGAGCAGCGCCTGGAGCGTACCCGTGTGGCCAAAAAGTACATCAAG GAGCTTCTGGATGAGatggtggcagaggaggagaacttGAAGGAGCGTCTTCTGAAGCCTCCTGCCGCGGTGCCGTCGCCACCTATGGCTATGTATCCAGGGGGAGCTCCGGAACATTGA